One Pseudomonas rhizophila DNA window includes the following coding sequences:
- a CDS encoding YiiD C-terminal domain-containing protein produces the protein MNRDSRYLESILHHDIPLTRDMGLKVLDWQARQLRLFLPLEANVNHKSTMFGGSLYCGAVLGGWGWLHLALREEGIEDGHIVIQEGQISYPLPVTRDATVICQAPEEKVWKRFLATYRRYGRARLTLQTQVINAGSEAPAVQFVGQYVLHR, from the coding sequence ATGAACCGCGACAGCCGCTACCTGGAATCGATCCTGCACCACGACATCCCGTTGACGCGGGACATGGGCCTGAAGGTGCTCGACTGGCAGGCCCGGCAACTGCGCCTGTTTTTACCGCTGGAGGCCAACGTCAACCACAAGAGCACCATGTTCGGCGGCAGCCTGTACTGCGGCGCGGTGCTGGGTGGCTGGGGCTGGCTGCACCTGGCCCTGCGCGAAGAGGGCATTGAGGACGGGCATATCGTCATTCAGGAAGGGCAGATCAGCTATCCACTGCCAGTCACGAGGGACGCCACAGTCATTTGCCAGGCTCCCGAAGAAAAGGTCTGGAAACGCTTCCTGGCCACCTACCGGCGCTACGGACGCGCACGACTGACCTTGCAGACCCAGGTGATAAATGCCGGGAGCGAAGCTCCAGCGGTGCAATTTGTGGGGCAGTACGTGTTGCACCGCTGA
- the cysQ gene encoding 3'(2'),5'-bisphosphate nucleotidase CysQ: MNFPHPLMAPVVELALKAGEAILPFWRANVQVNHKADASPVTAADMAAHDVIVAGLTALAPDIAILSEEDANIAQSVRAGWQRWWLVDPLDGTKEFISGSEEFTVNIALVEQGRVVFGVVSMPTNGRFYVGGAGFGAWRGDKGGEPLPIEVRNVPAPGDAFTVVASRRHTSPEQERLLGGLSESLGELQLTSIGSSLKFCLLAEGAADCYPRLAPTSQWDTAAAQGVLEGAGGEVLDLRGEPFCYPPRESLLNESFLALPAKAAWRGKLLELARS; encoded by the coding sequence ATGAATTTCCCCCACCCTCTAATGGCCCCTGTGGTCGAGCTGGCGCTCAAGGCCGGTGAGGCGATCCTGCCGTTCTGGCGAGCCAATGTGCAGGTCAACCATAAGGCCGACGCATCGCCGGTGACCGCCGCGGACATGGCCGCTCACGATGTGATCGTGGCCGGGCTGACCGCGTTGGCGCCGGATATTGCAATCCTCTCCGAAGAGGACGCCAATATTGCGCAAAGCGTGCGCGCCGGCTGGCAACGCTGGTGGCTGGTGGACCCGCTGGACGGCACCAAGGAGTTCATTTCCGGCAGCGAAGAGTTCACCGTCAATATCGCACTGGTCGAGCAGGGGCGGGTGGTGTTTGGCGTAGTGTCGATGCCCACCAATGGTCGCTTTTACGTCGGTGGCGCGGGGTTCGGCGCCTGGCGTGGCGACAAGGGGGGCGAGCCTTTGCCGATCGAAGTGCGTAACGTGCCGGCGCCGGGTGATGCTTTTACGGTGGTCGCCAGCCGTCGCCATACCAGCCCGGAGCAAGAGCGTCTCTTGGGCGGCTTGAGCGAGAGCCTGGGTGAGTTGCAACTGACCAGCATCGGCAGTTCGTTGAAATTCTGCCTGCTGGCCGAGGGCGCGGCGGATTGCTATCCGCGACTGGCGCCGACGTCCCAGTGGGACACCGCCGCCGCCCAAGGCGTGCTGGAGGGTGCGGGCGGCGAGGTGCTGGACCTACGCGGCGAGCCGTTCTGCTATCCGCCGCGGGAGTCGCTGTTGAATGAATCCTTCCTGGCGTTGCCGGCAAAGGCGGCGTGGCGTGGGAAACTGCTGGAACTTGCCCGCTCCTGA
- the nudE gene encoding ADP compounds hydrolase NudE, which translates to MRQKPTILDRRIVATSRLFCVEELKLRFSNGVERTYERLAGKGAGYGAVMIVAMLDADHAVLVEEYCGGTDAYELSLPKGLIEPGEDVLAAAERELKEEAGYGARQLEHLTELSLSPGYMSQKIQVVLATDLYEERLEGDEPEPMRVDKVNLRELSALAQNPQFTEGRALAALYLARDLLTQRGAFLS; encoded by the coding sequence ATGCGCCAGAAACCCACCATACTCGATCGACGGATCGTCGCCACCAGCCGCCTGTTTTGCGTGGAAGAACTGAAACTGCGGTTTTCCAACGGCGTGGAGCGCACCTATGAGCGTTTGGCGGGCAAGGGCGCAGGTTACGGCGCGGTAATGATCGTGGCGATGCTCGACGCCGATCACGCCGTGTTGGTGGAAGAATACTGCGGCGGCACCGATGCCTACGAATTGTCCCTGCCCAAGGGTTTGATTGAGCCGGGTGAAGACGTGTTGGCGGCGGCTGAGCGGGAGCTTAAAGAAGAGGCCGGCTATGGTGCACGTCAGTTGGAACACCTGACTGAACTGTCCCTGTCCCCCGGCTACATGAGCCAGAAGATCCAGGTGGTGCTGGCGACCGATCTCTATGAAGAGCGGCTGGAAGGCGACGAGCCTGAGCCGATGCGCGTGGACAAGGTCAACCTGCGTGAGTTGTCGGCCTTGGCGCAAAACCCTCAATTCACGGAAGGCCGTGCCTTGGCGGCGCTGTACCTGGCCCGTGACCTGTTGACCCAGCGCGGAGCGTTCCTGTCATGA
- the yrfG gene encoding GMP/IMP nucleotidase — translation MALLPWHEIDTVLLDMDGTLLDLHYDNHFWMEHLPQRYAELHGVSRAMAELELQPLFERNAGQLQWYCLDFWSTELKLPVRELKLETAHLIALRPDADTFLAAIQRAGKRVVMITNAHRDSLSLKLERIELAPYFERLISSHDYGFPKESPQFWDALQADLNFDPAHSLFIDDTLPVLRSAREFGVAHLLAVSVPDSRKGPKDTGEFEALGDYRDLIAGL, via the coding sequence ATGGCCTTGCTGCCCTGGCACGAGATCGATACGGTGCTGCTGGACATGGACGGCACCCTGCTGGACCTGCATTACGACAACCATTTCTGGATGGAACACTTGCCCCAACGCTACGCCGAACTGCATGGCGTGAGCCGGGCCATGGCGGAGCTGGAGTTGCAGCCGCTGTTCGAGCGCAACGCCGGCCAATTGCAGTGGTATTGCCTGGACTTCTGGAGCACCGAGCTGAAACTGCCGGTGCGCGAACTGAAGCTGGAAACCGCGCACCTGATTGCCCTGCGCCCGGACGCCGACACGTTCCTGGCGGCGATCCAGCGGGCGGGTAAACGGGTGGTAATGATCACCAACGCCCATCGCGACTCATTGTCCCTGAAGCTGGAACGCATCGAACTGGCCCCTTACTTCGAACGTTTGATCAGCTCTCACGACTACGGTTTCCCCAAGGAAAGCCCGCAGTTCTGGGATGCCCTGCAAGCCGATCTGAACTTCGACCCGGCCCACAGCCTGTTTATCGACGACACCTTGCCAGTGCTGCGCAGCGCCCGGGAATTCGGCGTGGCACACCTGCTGGCGGTCAGCGTACCGGACAGCCGCAAAGGGCCAAAGGACACGGGGGAGTTCGAGGCGTTGGGGGATTATCGGGATTTGATTGCCGGGCTTTGA
- the lysM gene encoding peptidoglycan-binding protein LysM has protein sequence MSIFSFVKEAGEKLIDLLTPGNANASEQLKEHISKVGLGNPNVQATIEGDKVTVIGEVGSQEEKEKILLAVGNIAGVGSVDDQITVTGPVAQAARFVTVKKGDTLSAISKAEYGDANKYNKIFEANKPMLSHPDKIYPGQVLRIPE, from the coding sequence ATGAGTATTTTTAGTTTTGTGAAGGAGGCCGGCGAAAAACTGATCGATCTGCTGACTCCCGGTAATGCCAACGCCAGTGAGCAACTGAAAGAACACATCAGCAAGGTTGGTCTTGGTAACCCGAATGTTCAGGCGACCATTGAGGGCGATAAAGTTACTGTTATTGGTGAGGTGGGTAGTCAGGAGGAGAAGGAGAAAATCCTGCTGGCGGTAGGCAACATAGCAGGTGTGGGCAGTGTTGATGATCAGATCACGGTAACCGGGCCAGTCGCCCAGGCCGCTCGTTTTGTTACCGTAAAAAAGGGCGACACACTCAGCGCCATCTCCAAAGCCGAATATGGCGATGCGAACAAGTACAACAAGATTTTTGAAGCCAACAAACCGATGCTGTCGCATCCGGACAAGATCTATCCGGGGCAGGTGCTGCGCATTCCCGAATAA
- a CDS encoding LysR family transcriptional regulator → MDIKQLKFLIALDETRHFGQAAARCHITQPTLSMRLRSLEEELGLPLVNRGQRFEGFTAPGERVLAWARTVMAAYDGLQAEAAACRGNLVGTLRLGVVPLSDFDPLSMMQRLHSEHPNLHFELSSLSSERILEQLANNRIDLGISYLERLDTERFDALPFNHTRMGLLFDQRYFYFGEQPLSWEALIELPLGMLTSGMHFRQSIDHNFHSRGLTPRPLLQTDAVHQLLQAVHGGLCCAVMPLNSGLGMLTRDLRIQPIEDAQTLVPLGLIMRRGAPRSALAEACFALYQKSSTTS, encoded by the coding sequence ATGGACATCAAGCAGCTGAAATTTCTCATCGCGCTCGACGAAACCCGCCACTTCGGCCAGGCGGCCGCGCGCTGCCACATCACCCAACCGACCCTGTCAATGCGCCTGCGCAGCCTTGAAGAAGAGCTGGGTCTGCCGCTGGTCAATCGAGGCCAGCGCTTTGAAGGTTTCACCGCTCCGGGGGAGCGGGTGTTGGCCTGGGCACGCACGGTCATGGCGGCCTATGACGGTCTACAGGCCGAAGCGGCGGCCTGCCGTGGCAACCTGGTGGGTACCCTGCGCCTGGGTGTGGTGCCATTGTCGGACTTCGATCCGTTGTCGATGATGCAGCGGCTGCACAGCGAGCACCCTAACCTGCATTTCGAATTGTCATCCTTAAGCTCCGAACGCATCCTCGAACAACTGGCGAACAACCGCATCGACCTGGGCATTTCCTATCTGGAGCGCCTGGACACCGAGCGCTTCGACGCCCTGCCCTTCAACCATACGCGCATGGGCTTGCTCTTTGACCAGAGATACTTCTATTTCGGCGAGCAGCCGCTGAGCTGGGAAGCGCTGATCGAGTTGCCCCTGGGCATGCTCACCAGCGGCATGCATTTTCGTCAGTCCATCGACCACAACTTCCACAGTCGGGGCCTCACACCCCGCCCTCTGCTGCAAACCGACGCGGTGCATCAATTGTTACAAGCCGTACACGGCGGACTGTGTTGCGCCGTGATGCCGCTGAACAGTGGCCTGGGTATGCTGACCCGAGACTTGCGCATCCAGCCCATCGAAGACGCGCAAACTCTGGTCCCGCTGGGTCTGATCATGCGCCGCGGCGCTCCACGCTCGGCTTTGGCGGAAGCTTGTTTCGCCCTCTATCAGAAATCATCAACGACATCTTGA
- the fdhD gene encoding formate dehydrogenase accessory sulfurtransferase FdhD — MNDKPPVCSAPAEKIPAPAASQSYRYCNLDHSQSDSTALAEEVALAIAYNGISQAVMLVTPSDLEDFIVGFSLGSGIIEHPADIYDVQLSGDGSAQYAQVTIANRAFWNLKQQRRQLAGTSGCGLCGVEAVEQALPNLKALPGTPLPPAQWLEGLRQRIGQFQPLGQHCGAVHAALFMNAQGQLLLGREDIGRHNALDKLIGALIRQQIPVNGGVAIVTSRCSLELIQKVLRAGIQTLVSLSSPTGLAVQWARQHNLNLIHLPQKSAPRVYSPAMENQA; from the coding sequence ATGAACGACAAGCCTCCGGTCTGTTCTGCGCCTGCGGAGAAAATACCCGCGCCAGCCGCCAGCCAGAGCTATCGCTACTGCAACCTGGACCATTCCCAATCGGACAGCACCGCGCTGGCCGAGGAAGTGGCGCTGGCGATCGCCTATAACGGCATCAGTCAGGCTGTCATGCTGGTCACGCCGTCTGACCTTGAAGACTTCATCGTCGGCTTCAGCCTAGGCAGCGGCATCATTGAACACCCTGCGGACATCTATGACGTGCAACTGAGCGGCGACGGTTCTGCGCAATACGCCCAGGTAACCATCGCCAACCGCGCCTTCTGGAACCTCAAGCAACAACGCCGACAACTGGCCGGCACCAGCGGCTGCGGGCTTTGCGGGGTGGAAGCGGTGGAGCAGGCATTACCGAACCTCAAGGCACTGCCCGGCACGCCACTGCCACCGGCCCAGTGGCTCGAAGGCCTGCGTCAACGCATCGGCCAGTTCCAGCCCCTGGGCCAGCATTGCGGCGCGGTCCACGCGGCCCTGTTCATGAACGCCCAAGGCCAATTGCTGCTGGGACGCGAAGATATCGGCCGGCACAACGCGCTCGACAAACTGATCGGCGCGCTGATCCGGCAACAGATCCCGGTGAACGGAGGCGTGGCGATCGTCACCAGTCGTTGCAGCCTCGAATTGATCCAGAAAGTGTTGCGCGCCGGCATTCAGACCCTGGTCAGCCTGTCGTCACCCACCGGCCTTGCCGTGCAGTGGGCCCGCCAGCACAACCTCAATCTCATCCACCTGCCGCAGAAAAGTGCGCCGCGGGTCTATAGCCCTGCGATGGAGAATCAAGCGTGA
- a CDS encoding FdhF/YdeP family oxidoreductase, producing the protein MSNHQQADQKPVPRYKPYKGPAGGWGALISVAQAWLTSDNALKNLRMMLKTNQNGGFDCPGCAWGDSPESGMVKFCENGAKAVNWEATKRRVDGAFFAKHSVTSLLEQSDYWLEYQGRLTEPLSYDAETDRYKPISWEAAFALIGKHLQGLSSPNQAEFYTSGRASNEAAYLYQLFVRAYGTNNFPDCSNMCHEASGVALSQSVGVGKGTVTFDDFEHADAIFVWGQNPGTNHPRMLEPLREAVKRGAQVVCINPLKERGLERFQHPQNPIEMLTNGDKPTNSAYFRPALGGDMAVLRGMAKFLLQWEREAQNTGAAAVFDHAFLNEHSIDVLDYLAVVDDTPWEQIVEQSGLTLVEIEQAARMYAISKNVIMCWAMGITQHRHSVATIQEIANLMLLRGNIGRPGAGLCPVRGHSNVQGDRTMGINERPPAAFLDSLERRFQFKVPRENGHNVVEAIHAMADGRAKVFIALGGNFAQATPDSDRTFQALGNCDLTVQISTKLNRSHLAHGKEALILPCLGRTDIDLQVEGAQAVTVEDSFSMVHASNGQLQPLSNQMRSEPWIIAGIAAATLGHHPVDWNWLVADYNRIRDLIADTIPGFKDFNEKLQNPGGFYLGNSAGARRWNTASGRANFKPNRLPTDLVHERTRATGQLPDLIMQSMRSHDQYNTTIYGLDDRYRGVKGQRDVLFVNEADIIRLGFKPGQKADIVSLWDDGRERRVKGFTLLAFDIPAGQAAAYYPEVNPLVPLESTGDDSHTPTSKFVAIRLEAASENGLILAKSA; encoded by the coding sequence GTGAGCAATCATCAACAAGCCGATCAGAAACCCGTACCGCGCTACAAGCCCTACAAGGGTCCGGCCGGTGGTTGGGGCGCGCTGATCAGCGTCGCCCAGGCCTGGCTGACCAGCGACAATGCGCTGAAGAACCTGCGCATGATGCTCAAGACCAACCAGAACGGCGGCTTTGACTGCCCAGGCTGTGCCTGGGGCGACTCGCCGGAAAGCGGCATGGTCAAGTTCTGCGAGAACGGCGCCAAAGCCGTGAACTGGGAAGCGACCAAGCGCCGTGTCGATGGCGCATTCTTCGCCAAACACAGTGTGACCTCGCTGCTGGAGCAGAGCGACTATTGGCTGGAATACCAGGGGCGCTTGACCGAGCCACTGAGCTACGACGCCGAAACCGACCGCTACAAACCCATCAGTTGGGAAGCGGCATTTGCCCTGATCGGCAAACACTTGCAGGGGCTCTCCAGCCCGAACCAGGCTGAGTTCTATACCTCGGGCCGGGCCAGCAACGAAGCAGCCTACCTTTATCAGTTGTTCGTGCGCGCCTACGGCACCAACAACTTTCCCGACTGCTCGAACATGTGCCATGAAGCCAGTGGCGTGGCGCTGTCTCAGAGTGTCGGCGTAGGCAAAGGCACCGTGACTTTCGACGATTTCGAACACGCCGACGCGATTTTCGTCTGGGGCCAGAACCCGGGCACCAACCATCCACGCATGCTCGAACCGCTGCGCGAAGCAGTGAAACGCGGCGCCCAGGTGGTGTGCATCAACCCGCTCAAGGAGCGTGGCCTGGAGCGTTTCCAGCACCCACAAAACCCGATCGAGATGCTTACCAACGGGGACAAACCGACCAACTCCGCCTATTTCCGTCCGGCCCTGGGTGGCGACATGGCCGTGCTGCGGGGCATGGCCAAGTTCCTGCTGCAATGGGAACGTGAGGCGCAAAACACCGGCGCTGCTGCAGTGTTCGACCACGCGTTCCTGAACGAACACAGCATCGACGTACTGGATTACCTGGCCGTGGTCGATGACACGCCATGGGAGCAGATCGTTGAGCAGTCGGGCTTGACTCTGGTCGAGATCGAACAAGCGGCGCGCATGTACGCCATCAGCAAGAACGTGATCATGTGCTGGGCGATGGGCATCACCCAACACCGCCATTCGGTGGCGACCATCCAGGAAATCGCCAACCTGATGCTGCTGCGCGGCAACATCGGCCGGCCGGGCGCCGGTCTGTGCCCGGTTCGCGGCCACAGTAACGTGCAGGGCGACCGGACCATGGGCATCAACGAGCGTCCGCCGGCGGCGTTCCTTGACTCGCTGGAGCGTCGCTTCCAGTTCAAGGTGCCGCGCGAGAATGGCCACAACGTGGTCGAAGCGATCCACGCCATGGCTGACGGCCGGGCGAAGGTCTTCATCGCTCTGGGCGGCAACTTCGCCCAGGCCACCCCGGACAGTGATCGGACGTTCCAGGCCTTGGGCAACTGCGACCTGACTGTGCAGATCAGCACCAAGCTCAACCGCAGCCATCTGGCTCATGGAAAAGAGGCGCTGATCCTACCGTGCCTGGGCCGTACCGACATCGACCTGCAAGTCGAAGGCGCACAAGCGGTGACCGTGGAAGACTCCTTCAGCATGGTCCATGCATCCAATGGCCAATTGCAGCCGCTGTCGAACCAGATGCGTTCCGAGCCCTGGATCATTGCCGGCATCGCCGCCGCCACACTGGGCCACCACCCGGTGGACTGGAACTGGCTGGTGGCGGACTACAACCGCATCCGCGACCTGATCGCCGATACCATCCCGGGGTTCAAAGACTTCAACGAAAAGCTCCAGAACCCCGGCGGCTTCTATCTGGGCAACAGCGCCGGTGCACGTCGCTGGAACACCGCCTCAGGCCGCGCCAACTTCAAGCCCAACCGGCTGCCGACCGACCTGGTGCATGAACGCACCCGCGCCACCGGGCAGTTGCCTGACCTGATCATGCAGTCCATGCGCTCCCACGATCAGTACAACACCACCATCTATGGCCTCGATGACCGCTATCGCGGCGTGAAGGGCCAGCGTGACGTGTTGTTCGTCAACGAAGCGGACATCATTCGACTGGGCTTCAAACCTGGGCAGAAGGCCGACATCGTCTCGCTCTGGGATGACGGCCGCGAGCGACGGGTCAAAGGCTTTACCCTGTTGGCATTTGACATTCCCGCCGGACAGGCCGCCGCCTATTACCCTGAAGTGAATCCGTTGGTGCCGTTGGAGAGCACCGGCGACGACAGCCATACCCCGACTTCGAAATTCGTGGCGATCCGTCTGGAAGCGGCGAGCGAGAATGGGCTGATTCTGGCCAAGTCGGCCTGA
- a CDS encoding glycine zipper domain-containing protein yields the protein MKFSSILLLSLGLISGAASAGGTTEAGVGGALGGVLGSVVGQSLGGNTGSTIGAALGGAGGSAVGADKRSRGEAAIGGALGAAGGNVVGRSVGGTTGSLIGAAAGGGAGGALGNYMGKDDDDDRRYDGRRGDRRYYRDGHPGRGHAYGHRKHKHKHRYHDD from the coding sequence ATGAAGTTCTCCTCGATTCTCTTGTTGTCCCTTGGCCTGATCAGTGGCGCAGCCTCTGCCGGTGGCACCACCGAAGCAGGCGTGGGCGGCGCATTGGGCGGGGTTCTGGGTTCTGTGGTCGGCCAGTCCTTGGGCGGCAACACCGGGTCCACCATCGGCGCAGCCTTGGGTGGCGCGGGTGGCAGTGCGGTCGGTGCGGACAAACGCAGCCGCGGCGAAGCAGCGATTGGCGGTGCGCTGGGCGCAGCCGGCGGTAACGTGGTCGGCCGTAGCGTAGGCGGCACCACCGGCAGCCTGATCGGTGCAGCAGCAGGCGGCGGCGCTGGCGGTGCACTGGGCAACTATATGGGCAAGGACGATGACGACGATCGTCGTTATGACGGTCGCCGTGGTGATCGCCGTTATTACCGTGACGGCCATCCAGGTCGTGGCCATGCCTATGGGCATCGCAAGCACAAGCACAAACATCGCTATCACGACGATTGA
- a CDS encoding acyl-CoA thioesterase: MPQRSEYPHLQPITTRWHDNDVYGHVNNVTYYSFFDTAVNTYLIEVGGLDIHDGEVVGFVVSSACDYFASIAFPDQIEIGLRVGKLGSSSVQYELAVFKAGEEEACAAGRFVHVFVERSSNRPVAIPDRLRAALERLVI, translated from the coding sequence ATGCCCCAACGTAGCGAATACCCGCACCTGCAACCGATCACCACACGCTGGCACGACAACGACGTGTACGGTCACGTCAACAACGTGACTTATTACAGTTTTTTCGACACGGCGGTGAACACTTATCTGATCGAGGTCGGCGGCCTCGATATCCACGATGGGGAGGTGGTGGGGTTCGTGGTGAGTTCGGCTTGCGACTACTTTGCCTCGATCGCCTTTCCCGACCAGATTGAAATCGGTCTGCGGGTGGGGAAGCTGGGCAGCAGTTCAGTGCAGTATGAGCTGGCGGTGTTCAAGGCGGGGGAGGAGGAGGCCTGCGCGGCGGGGCGCTTTGTGCATGTTTTTGTGGAGCGGTCTTCGAATCGGCCAGTGGCGATTCCGGATCGGTTGCGCGCCGCATTGGAACGGTTGGTGATTTAA
- a CDS encoding 3-hydroxyacyl-CoA dehydrogenase encodes MSQTPFDIQRAAVVGAGTMGRGIVMCLANAGVTVQWVDNNPQMLEQALAAVADTYAHNVRQGRIDQGEADARIARVTRADDYAAIRNVDLVIEAVYENLELKQKIFRELDGLLKPEAILASNTSALDIDAIAAVTRRPTQVLGLHFFSPAHIMKLLEIVRGAQTSKAVLDAALVLGKRMGKVSVVSGNCHGFIGNRMLHPYVLEARKMLLEGAFPHQVDAALQGFGFAMGPFRMYDVVGIDLEWRARELAGKGQDAPEVQVDNRLCELGRFGQKSGNGYYHYEAGSRQAEHDVEVDALVQRVSETLGFQRREICPEEVLERCLLALVNEGAKILQEGIAESAHDIDLVYLNGYGFPADKGGPMAWADHQGLEDIHARLLELETKQGDHWKPARLIGELAAQGKGFAQHQASKS; translated from the coding sequence ATGAGCCAGACACCCTTCGATATTCAGCGCGCTGCCGTAGTCGGTGCAGGCACTATGGGGCGGGGCATCGTGATGTGCCTGGCCAACGCCGGCGTGACGGTGCAATGGGTCGACAACAATCCGCAGATGCTGGAACAGGCGTTGGCTGCCGTGGCCGATACTTATGCCCACAACGTGCGCCAGGGCCGTATCGACCAGGGTGAAGCCGATGCGCGAATCGCCAGGGTGACGCGGGCAGATGATTACGCGGCGATCCGCAATGTGGATCTGGTCATCGAGGCGGTTTACGAGAACCTTGAGCTCAAGCAGAAGATCTTCCGCGAGCTGGACGGCTTGCTCAAGCCCGAGGCCATTCTGGCGAGCAACACCTCGGCGCTGGACATCGATGCGATTGCCGCCGTCACCCGCCGCCCCACCCAGGTGTTGGGTCTGCACTTCTTCAGCCCGGCGCACATCATGAAGTTGCTGGAAATCGTTCGTGGTGCGCAAACCTCCAAAGCGGTGCTGGACGCAGCCCTGGTATTGGGCAAGCGCATGGGCAAGGTCAGCGTGGTGTCGGGCAATTGCCACGGGTTCATCGGCAATCGGATGCTTCACCCCTATGTGCTGGAGGCGCGCAAGATGCTGCTGGAAGGGGCGTTTCCCCATCAGGTTGACGCGGCATTGCAGGGTTTCGGCTTCGCCATGGGGCCGTTTCGCATGTACGACGTCGTCGGCATCGACCTGGAGTGGCGCGCTCGGGAACTGGCGGGCAAAGGTCAGGATGCACCCGAGGTGCAAGTGGACAACCGTTTGTGCGAACTGGGTCGGTTCGGCCAGAAAAGCGGCAACGGGTACTATCACTACGAAGCCGGCAGTCGCCAGGCCGAGCATGATGTAGAGGTCGATGCGCTGGTGCAGCGAGTCAGTGAAACGTTGGGTTTTCAGCGTCGCGAGATCTGCCCCGAGGAAGTCCTCGAGCGTTGCTTGCTGGCGCTGGTCAATGAGGGCGCGAAAATCCTGCAGGAAGGTATTGCCGAGTCGGCTCACGACATCGACCTGGTGTATCTCAACGGCTACGGCTTCCCCGCGGACAAGGGCGGCCCGATGGCCTGGGCCGACCATCAGGGACTTGAAGACATCCATGCACGGCTGCTGGAACTCGAAACGAAGCAGGGGGACCACTGGAAGCCCGCGCGTCTGATCGGGGAGCTGGCGGCCCAGGGCAAGGGATTCGCACAACACCAGGCCTCAAAATCCTGA